GAGCCGCAAGTCTACGCCCTTCGCGGCTCAGCTGGCTGCCCAGAACGCAGCCAACACGGCCAAAAATGATTTTAATCTGCGTGAAGTCGATGTCTTTGTCAAGGGGCCGGGGCCTGGCCGGGAGAGCTCCATTCGCTCGCTGCAGGCGGCCGGGTTGACCGTGCTCTCCATCACCGACGTCACGCCGATTCCGCATAACGGTTGCCGCCCGCCCAAGAAGCGACGGGTCTAAGACGGGACGTTGGCGACCGTCCAACTGCCCCTGCCGACGGCTGCAGGAACCCATTCTGGGCTCAGGCTGCAGGCACGCCGGGGAGGGGCGGTGTGCGCGGTAGGGGATCGTTCC
This sequence is a window from Litorilinea aerophila. Protein-coding genes within it:
- the rpsK gene encoding 30S ribosomal protein S11, translated to MARPQRRRDRRSSRRERKNVPHGQVHIHASFNNTIITITDLEGNTLCWASSGSSGFKGSRKSTPFAAQLAAQNAANTAKNDFNLREVDVFVKGPGPGRESSIRSLQAAGLTVLSITDVTPIPHNGCRPPKKRRV